DNA sequence from the Candidatus Sericytochromatia bacterium genome:
CACGCCCCGGTGCCCCTGCGTCGTCCTGCGGCACCCGACCTCAATTTCTGGCCGACCCGGCTGTTTCTCGTGATTGGCCTGTTCCCGCTCGGAATGCTGTTCCAGTTCTGGTTTCGCAGCGGCACCGGCTTGAATCCGGTTCTGGTCGGTTTCCTGTTTTGTGCGGTGGCTAGCTTTGCGCTAGCGGTCAATTACTACCTGTTTTATCAGCAGAACCGACCCCGCAGCGCCCTCGTGCCCCCTGCGTTCTGGAAGGTGGGCCTGGTCGCGGCGCTGCTGATACCTGCCGGCGCCTACAACATGCTGGCCACTTCGAGTGGGCTTGGCCTGACGCTTTCGCCGGGCCCGCGGGTCGAGGCGGGGGAGTGGCCCTCGGTGGTGGCCAAGGTGATCGGGACGGCTCTGACGCCCGGGGCAATGAAACCCCTACGTCTCGAGCCGCGCAAGCGTTTGGCTGTGGATGGGCCTCGCTGGTTCAAGCGCCCGCCTTACATGAACGGGGCCCTCTGGGGCGCGCTCGGCTATGCCATTCCTTTCGCGTTGCTCGGCCTCTTGCTGGGTTTGATGCGCCGCGAGGTGCTTGATCCTCGGGATGAACACCTTGGTGCGACCTTTGGGGCGGCCTTCGTGCGGGCGGCTGTCGGGATGTACTACGGCATGGCCATCGGCTTCCTGCTCGGCGTGATCCTCATCTTCGTGCTGAGAGGCCTGTTCCCGGTTCCTTCCCGACTGACGCCCGAGACGGTGCGGCATTTCCTGTTTGCGCTGGGGGCCAGCACGCACCCCAACGTGGCCTTCAGCTACGCATTTTCCGCCGGCAGCTTGCTCGCCGGCGCGTTCGCGTTGATTTCTCGCAATGCGGACATCACGGCTCCGCTCTCGGACCCCAAGGCCCCCGAATTGACTCGTCCGGTCGAGGTGCTCATTCCGGAGGTGCCGGAGGTGCCCACCTCCTCCTTCGATATGGCACGCGTGCGAGGCGAGAGTCAGACCATTCTCAAGAATTTTCGCTCGGAGGTGCAGCGCCTGCTCGAAGGGCCCGAGTGGCAGTATGAGCGCTATCCCCTGGCCCCGCTGGGGGGGGCCGGTCAGCGCCCCGAACCGGAGGCCACGCAGGTGATTTCCGCGCGCCTCCCAGCCGACGAGGACGACGCCCCGACGGTGCTGGGCAGCCTGAGCCATGTGTACGTTCCTATCGTGGCCGAACTGGGCAAGCTGGAAATTCCGGCCGCGGATTGGTTGGGGATGGCCGAGGGCGTCATTCTGGCCTTGCCCAAGTCAGCCGATGGCTCCATCACCGTGACCATCTCCGGGAAGCCCGCGGCCCGTGCCAAGCCCCTGACGGTCAACGGTTACAAGGCCGTGAAATTGCTCCGTTTGCAAGCTCCCATCGAGCGATTGGTCCAGAATCAGTGAGGGCCCGATGACCCAACGTCAAACCGTCAATCCCGTCCGCTTTGCGCCGCTTTCAGGCGGCGGGGTCGATACCGAACCGAATTACGAGTTGTTGCGCGACCTCAAGCTGGAGGTCCTGGTGGAATTGGGACGCACCAGCATCCCGTTACGCCAGGTGCTGCAGCTGGGCGAGGGCACCATCATCGAACTGGAACAGCTGGCCGGTGAGGCCGTCAATCTGACGATCGCCGGCAAGATCGTGGCCACCGGGGAAGTGGTCGTGATCGGGACGACCTTCGGCATCAAGGTCACCCAGGTGTTCCATCGTGAACTGGCGGGAGTGGCCTCGGGTGCCTGACGCACACAACCATCCTGCTTTCGTCACGCCGAATGCCACCGGCGTCGCCTCTCCGGCCTCGCTGGGGGAGCATCAGGCGGCGCCGGCGTGGCCCAGCGAGGTCGCGGCGGCGCCGGAACTTCCGTTTGCGACCTATCTGTTTCAGTTCTTCCTCGTCAGCGTTGCGCTGCTGCTGATGGGCTACTGGGCACTGAAAGTCCTCAAGGCCCGGATCCCTGCGTTGGGACAGGCTCTGGCGGGAGCCAAGACGCTGCGCCTGGTCGATCGGTTGGTCCTGGACCCGCAGCGCAGTGTGTTTGTCGTGGCTGCCGGCAAGCGCCACTGGTTGCTCGCGGCCAGTGGCGACCACGTGACCACCGTGGCGGAACTTCACGAGGCCGACCTCGCGCCGGATTTCGCGCGAACGCTTGAAAAGGAGCACGCGCGTGATGAACCGAGTTAGGGTCTGTCTCCCGATGATGGGAGGGCCAGGTTGCGCCTCCCGCGTGGACCGGGCAGGCTCGGGGTGGGGCTTCTGCGGGTTCGGCTTGTGTTTGCTCGCGCTCCTGCTGGGGCTCATGCTTCCGGACCCGGCCTGGGCACAGGCTGCGTCGGCGGGGGTACCGGATGCCCGCACCCTCTTCAACACCATCGACCTCAAGGCACCACTCCAGTCGCCGGGTTTTTCCACGCCGATTCAGATCATGTTTCTGCTCGGTGCCTTGACCCTGCTGCCCTTCCTGTTCATCGCCACCACGCCCTTCATCCGGATCGTGGTGGTCCTGGCCTTCCTGAAACAGGCGACAGGCTTGCAGAATGTGCCACCGGGGCAGGTGATCATCGGGATGGCTCTGTTCCTCAGCATGTACGTGATGACCCCCACCTGGGAGCGCGTCAACCAGGAGGCGGTGCTCCCCTACCTCAACAACCGCATCTCCCAGCAGCAGGCTCTGGAGGCGGGTCTCAAACCGATTCAGGCCTTCATGGTCAAGCAGGTCAAGCAGACCGACCTGGCCTTCTTTCTGCGCCTGGCGAAACTGCCGGACCCGCGCACCCCGGCCGATGTGCCCTTCCACGTTGTGGCGCCGGCCTTCATGCTCAGCGAGGTCGCGACGGCGTTCAAGATCGGATTCATCGTCTATCTGCCTTTCATCGTGGTGGACCTCGTCATCACGAACGTCATCATGGCCCTCGGCATGCAGCAGCTCCAAACCCAGATGGTGGCACCCCCGTTCAAGGTGATGCTGTTCTCACTGGCCAATGGCTGGCAACTGCTGATCGAAGCGCTCGTTCGCAGCTTCCGCACGTGAGGGGCGACGCGGCGTGACCACTGGCCTCATCATCACCTTGTTGACCCAGGGGATCGCCCTGGTGCTGCTCATTTCAGCGCCGATGCTGCTGACCGGTCTGGTGGTGGGGTTCATCGTGGCGCTGCTGCAGACCGTCACCTCCATTCAGGAACAGACGCTCTCCTTCGTTCCCAAGGCGGTGGCCGTGTTGCTGGTGCTGGTGCTGGTGGCGCCCTGGATCATCAACCTCACGGTGGCTTTCGTGCAGCAACTGTTCGCCCAGATTCCAGCGATCGCGAATTGAGGGCGGACGCATGGCCTTGCTGGTGGCGTGGCTCGCAGCCACGGTTCCGACCTTCCTGTTGATTTTCGCCCGCACCGCCGGCTTCTTCATTCAGGCGCCGGTGCTGAGCAGTCGGCTGCTGCCGCTGCCTGTGCGAGTCGCCCTGATGGTTGGCATCAGCTTTGCGGCGATCGCCGTCATGCCCGATTACGCCCGCATCCCGAATGTGCTGTGGGCCTTCATCATGCTGATCATGCAGGAACTGCTGGTCGGTTTTCTGTTCGGCTTCGCCGCCAACATCCTGTTTCAGGCCGTTCAGTCGGCTGGCGAGCTGGCGGGGGTGCAATCCGGGATGAGTGCGGCGAGCGTCCAGAACCCCTTCACGCGCACCAACGTCAACGCCTTTGGCACACTGTATTTCAACGTGGGTCTGCTGTTGTTTCTGGTCATGGGGGGGCACCTCTGGATGCTGGGCGCCTACATGCAAAGTTTTCGCCTGATTCCGCTGGGCTCCTTCGCCATGAACGATGCCCTGGCCACCCACCTGATCACCATGTCGGGCATTTTTCTCACGATCACGATTCAACTGGCCTTGCCGGTGCTGGTGGTGGTGCTGCTCGCCGACCTGGGCGTCGGTTACATGAGCAAGGTGTCGCCGCAGGCCAGTTCGCTCACGCAGGACCTGATCCTGATTGCCAAGCCGGTGGCGGGGCTCTCGATGCTGACCCTGCTGCTGCCCAATCTGATGTCCGTCTTGTACCGCCATACCGAGCGGATGATCGACGATCTGAACGTGCTGATGCGGGTGGCGTCGACGCTCGTTTCCTGAGCGGTCTGGCCAAAACTGAGGTGTTTGACAGCGGTCGGCCGCCGTGGTGCTCAGGTTTTTGCCGGGGGCTCCTGGCCGAAATGCGAGAGCCAGCTGGCCGATGAATCTGGATTGAAACTCAATCCATCCAGCACGTTGGTGCCATCCTCATCTTCTTGCACTCCGGTGCCGTCTGTTGGGGCAGAGGGCGGCAGGGACGATGCCACCGGACCCGGGGGGCGTGCGACCCCGCTGGCGGCGCGCTGGGTGTAGCCTTCCTGCACGATATCGAGCAGGCTACGTCGTTCTGAAGTGGTCCCCGGTCCAGGGGGCGCGGGCGGTGGTGGCACGCTTTGCTTTTTGGGCTCGGGCGGGGCGATGGCTGAGCTTGCCGACGCCGGACGACTGGCTTGCTGCGGGGGCGAAGGCTTGTCTGCCTGCGGAGCCGTGGCCTGGAAAAAACTGCTCAGCACATCCTGAGTGGG
Encoded proteins:
- a CDS encoding flagellar biosynthetic protein FliR yields the protein MALLVAWLAATVPTFLLIFARTAGFFIQAPVLSSRLLPLPVRVALMVGISFAAIAVMPDYARIPNVLWAFIMLIMQELLVGFLFGFAANILFQAVQSAGELAGVQSGMSAASVQNPFTRTNVNAFGTLYFNVGLLLFLVMGGHLWMLGAYMQSFRLIPLGSFAMNDALATHLITMSGIFLTITIQLALPVLVVVLLADLGVGYMSKVSPQASSLTQDLILIAKPVAGLSMLTLLLPNLMSVLYRHTERMIDDLNVLMRVASTLVS
- the fliQ gene encoding flagellar biosynthesis protein FliQ, with amino-acid sequence MTTGLIITLLTQGIALVLLISAPMLLTGLVVGFIVALLQTVTSIQEQTLSFVPKAVAVLLVLVLVAPWIINLTVAFVQQLFAQIPAIAN
- the fliP gene encoding flagellar type III secretion system pore protein FliP (The bacterial flagellar biogenesis protein FliP forms a type III secretion system (T3SS)-type pore required for flagellar assembly.), translating into MNRVRVCLPMMGGPGCASRVDRAGSGWGFCGFGLCLLALLLGLMLPDPAWAQAASAGVPDARTLFNTIDLKAPLQSPGFSTPIQIMFLLGALTLLPFLFIATTPFIRIVVVLAFLKQATGLQNVPPGQVIIGMALFLSMYVMTPTWERVNQEAVLPYLNNRISQQQALEAGLKPIQAFMVKQVKQTDLAFFLRLAKLPDPRTPADVPFHVVAPAFMLSEVATAFKIGFIVYLPFIVVDLVITNVIMALGMQQLQTQMVAPPFKVMLFSLANGWQLLIEALVRSFRT
- a CDS encoding FliM/FliN family flagellar motor C-terminal domain-containing protein, translated to MSAPLHAPVPLRRPAAPDLNFWPTRLFLVIGLFPLGMLFQFWFRSGTGLNPVLVGFLFCAVASFALAVNYYLFYQQNRPRSALVPPAFWKVGLVAALLIPAGAYNMLATSSGLGLTLSPGPRVEAGEWPSVVAKVIGTALTPGAMKPLRLEPRKRLAVDGPRWFKRPPYMNGALWGALGYAIPFALLGLLLGLMRREVLDPRDEHLGATFGAAFVRAAVGMYYGMAIGFLLGVILIFVLRGLFPVPSRLTPETVRHFLFALGASTHPNVAFSYAFSAGSLLAGAFALISRNADITAPLSDPKAPELTRPVEVLIPEVPEVPTSSFDMARVRGESQTILKNFRSEVQRLLEGPEWQYERYPLAPLGGAGQRPEPEATQVISARLPADEDDAPTVLGSLSHVYVPIVAELGKLEIPAADWLGMAEGVILALPKSADGSITVTISGKPAARAKPLTVNGYKAVKLLRLQAPIERLVQNQ
- a CDS encoding FliM/FliN family flagellar motor switch protein, which translates into the protein MTQRQTVNPVRFAPLSGGGVDTEPNYELLRDLKLEVLVELGRTSIPLRQVLQLGEGTIIELEQLAGEAVNLTIAGKIVATGEVVVIGTTFGIKVTQVFHRELAGVASGA
- a CDS encoding flagellar biosynthetic protein FliO produces the protein MPDAHNHPAFVTPNATGVASPASLGEHQAAPAWPSEVAAAPELPFATYLFQFFLVSVALLLMGYWALKVLKARIPALGQALAGAKTLRLVDRLVLDPQRSVFVVAAGKRHWLLAASGDHVTTVAELHEADLAPDFARTLEKEHARDEPS